Within Quercus lobata isolate SW786 chromosome 5, ValleyOak3.0 Primary Assembly, whole genome shotgun sequence, the genomic segment GCCTTTTTTGGTCACATTTTCTTTGAAAGAAAGAACTTCTAGTCATTTGGCATCAAcattaaattctaaattcatTTGAGGTcatcttatctatatatattttttatttcaattgtaAATAATCATTATTGTACTTAACATACTCTTTGTATTTTCAAAAATgtcaatataattttaaaaatttgtatatattttgagaCTATTTGCTTACTCCGAGTCCTCTtaagataattttaaattttaagactttgttgttgttgcgtATGTTTTAGTCTTCCTTACTCCTAGTTTTGGTTTACAAATATTGTCCCAATAAATCATGAAGCAGCTTTCGAACAGTAGAATCTGTCACCACCAAAATTGAAACATACAATAGAATTAATCTTTTAACAAATAGCAACTTGAGCGATACTTGCACACCAACTCTATTTAAAAATGAATTGTTTGACTTGTGAAGGCCGGACCCTCTGTCTCATAGTGCCCATTCGCAATACACCAGCAACCTCCTAAATCTGCAATTTCAACAATGGAAACTAGAAGTATTTTATGAGAGTATCTAGGAAAACGAGGCTATCAGTGCTAGGCAATTATTATGAGAGCCATATATGTGAGTTAAGGTTTTCAAGGAATTTTCTTAAACTTTAAAGAATATTTGTAGTCGCATCTTATACGACAAAGATTAACTACACCTGAGCCTATTTGTGAATGTGAATggttttagccaaaaaaaaaaaaaagtaaatggtatatatatatatattttggttgaGAATCATGTCAATGGTAATTTAATGGAATGGAGCACTGGTTTGTTGACTTGACtgcaaaaggaaaaggaaacttGAAAGCACATTAGCATTAGGATACTTTTTAGAAATTTCGAAGTAGTGACATAAAAACATACCTTTCAGAAATTTCGTAGTagtgacttaaaaaaaaaaaaaaaaaaaacaaggcgCACCAACTCCGACAATCTcctttgtttatttgttatccttttccttctctctctttccaacACTGCATTTTCATCATCCTGATGCTAATCTCATCCTTatctttattcttcttctttcttcccttGCTTCTCAGCTGAACGCTAACCCAATTCTCAATTTTCAACCTCACTCGCTTTCACCTTCCAAGATTTGCCCATTCAACAGCTTTTCAGTTTACGCACTGAAAactatttcttctttctttttctctctggtTATCTTTAATTTGGTGGTTCTTTATTTTACAGAGAAAGTGACTGAAAATTTTGGTCATTGATCCAATTGCTTCCATTTCCTTCTATGGCCACTCAAACAGCCTCCTCCTCTACTTGGAAATATGATGTGTTTCTGAGTTTTTGCGGTGTTGACACCCGTAAGAATTTCACAGACCATCTTTATACAGCTTTGAAACAAAAAGGTATTGTCACCTTCAAGGATGATGAGAAACTTGAGCGTGGAAAATATATTTCTACAGAACTCTTAAAAGCTATAGAAGAGTCCAAGTACGCAATCATCGTTCTCTCAAGAAACTATGCTTCTTCAAGGTGGTGCTTGATTGAACTGGCAAAGATTGTCGAATGCATGAAAGACAATGGGTTGATTGTTTTGCCCGTTTTTTACCATGTGGATCCCTCTCATGTACGGAACCAAACTGGGACTCTTGCTGAAGCTTTTGCTAAACATGAGCAAGATCCCAAGATTAACATAAAGGATGTACAAGCGTGGAAAGATGCTTTAAAAGAAGTTGGCAATATCTCTGGATGGCATATAAATGACAGGTATCatttgtttttacaaaacatttttGCTCAAATTATTGTCAATTTGacaattttgtcattttctacTCTCTAAAGCCATTCCAACTTTCCGGTAGCGTAGATTAACATGACagattttatttactttttttagtCCAATCGAACtagagaaaatttcaatttgttcACTGTATTTATAATACCAACGTAGGAAATTATAAGCTTAAATTGGACTTAGGTAGAAGAACTTATGCATAGTTTGAGGCATATATGGTTCATGCATGGAACTCTATACTGAATTCCTCAAAATATAGACAACTTGGTAATCCGCATTCTATAAGTGATTTGTCCATTCAATGAAGCTTTGCTTTTTATAACAAGACTCAGACTAAGCCATGATCAAGACAACTTTGTTTAGTCATCTACTTAATTCATAATATGCATCACATGTATTCTTCTTAGTAGATTTCTCATACCTATATCATTTTTGCAAGTTGTTTACTATTGATATGAAGAGCTTATCGGTGaccttaaaaacaaaattaggtGTCAACTAGCCAAATATTGCAGACGGAGAAATTTAGAAACACCGTCTCTCTAAAGAAACTTATAGTAGTTTTTCTTCGAGAGCAAACATCAAtctacatatattaaaaaattaaaacgaTAGATGCAtcactttcttttcctttttttttagagagagaaagagagggtcaagtgtatattcattataaatcaAACAttggcatcatcatcatcctgaAAGCCTAGATTttgtagaagaaaaattacCTAAAAGTCTAAAACATGAAGACCTGAAGTGTTAAAATACAATGAGTTAGATAAATGTTAAAGCTAGAAATAACATAACAAGTTTGAAATCCGCTTGTAtccgatttttattttttatttttaaaaaaataaaacaaaacaaggtAGTTGTTAGAACTTAGAACCCATAACTTAATAAGTATTTATAAGAAATCAAGAATCATGTAAAAATTGAGTAGTGGTCAAATTTCAATTTCGAAATAAATAATTGGGAATAATTTTTGAAAGCTGTAACATTGCTTTGATGAGCAGGTTTGTTTGTTAATGTCTTGGACACATGGTTAGGCTAGAAGTAGAATTATACAGTAAacagtttaatttttttggttattttattttgaagatgaaagaaaaagaaaaaaaaaaaaaaaagaaccaataGAAATCCAAGAAATGTACAACAAAGGATTTAATACAATTAGGCACACTCCCCtgctcaaaataaataaataaattaggcaCACTCCCAACTCAAAGAACTGTTATAGCCATAGCTTTAATTGTATACATTTTTTGAATTCCCCTTTTGCTACTGAATGAAGCTGAGATTGTGTTTATGCTGAATGTTTTGTATCCTTAAAGTGGTTAGCTCCGTTTcatcaaaaacatttttatgCTATCTTTTTTGCAGCCATGAATCATCAGATATCCAACAAATCCTTAAAAGGATATTTAgtgaattgaattttaaattctcAAGTATTTTTCTCAAGGGCCTTGTTGGAGTAGACTCACGTGTAAAAGAAGTGTTGGATTCATATTTGGATGAAGGATCGGGTGGTGTTCGCTTTGTAGGGATTTGTGGGATGGGTGGAATGGGCAAAACAACTCTTGCACAAGAAATTTACAAGAGaatttttgttaactttgaaGCTAGCATCTTTATTGATAATGTAAGAGAAGAAACTAGAAATCAAGGTCTagtttctttacaaaaacaacttATTTCCAAGATCCTTATGGAAAGCGAAATAAATATATGGAAAATTTCTGAGGGAATCAATGTCATAGGGAATATAGTACGTAATAAAAaggttcttattgttcttgatgatgtggatgGAGAAGAACAACTAGAAGCATTAGCAGGGAACCATGTTTGGTTTGGTTCAGGGAGTAGAATCATTGTAACAAGCAGAGACAGTCATTTATTGAGAAGATGTGacatgaattttatatatacagtCAAGCAGTTGAATAACAATGATGCTTTGAAGCTTTTTAGTTGGAGAGCTTTCAAGAAACCTGATcctaaagaaaattatatggaTTTGTCTCAGCAATTTGTAAATTATGCTAACGGCCTTCCTTTGGCTCTTAAAGTTTTAGGTTCTTTGTTATTTGATAAAGAAATAGATGAATGGAATAGTGCTTTGGATAAACTAAAAGTAGAGCcggataaaaaaattttagatattctTAAAATAAGTTATGATGGGTTGACGAATACGCAGAAAGAATTATTTTTggatattgcatgttttttcaAAGGAGAGAACAAGAATTGCATAAGAGATATACTAAAAAGTTTTGGTTACTATCCAGAGTACAATATTGGTGTTCTTATAGACAAATCTCTCATAACCATTGAGCGAAAGGAAACCATATGGATGCATGATATGCTACAAGAAATGGGTCAAGAAATTGTTAGTCATGAATCCCCTAAAGAGCTTGGTGGACGTAGAAGGTTGTCGCTTTATGAGGACGTACTTTTTGTATTGAAGAATAATATTGTAAGTTAATTAGCCTTCACCTAAACTTAccgaactatatatatattcttgcaaTTTCTTCTAAAGACTTGCCAATTACTCTAATTTCATTACTCTTCATTATTAGGGAACAGTGGTAGTTGAAGGCATAAAGTTAAACACACCTATTGAAATAGAAGAACACTTGAGTGCTGAAGCCTTCtcaaagatgaaaaaattgagattgcttaaaattGGCTATGAGCAACCTCCACAAGACCTCATTAGAGGTCCTGTCCAACTTCCACAAGGTCTCAGTTATCTTTCTAATGAGTTACGTGCAATAGATTGGCATGGATATCCTTTAAAATCCATGCCAACTAgtttccaaccaaacaaacttGTTGAATTGAGAATGCATTACAGCGACATCAAACAACTATGGAAAGGAATTATGGTAAGATTTTCACTTATGCAAATGTGTTTTTTCCATCATTTTCATTAAGGCTTGAGTTTGTCTAATTATTTCTTGGTTTATAATAGGTTTTAAACGAGTTAAAACTCATTGACCTCAGTGACTCTCAAAACTTGATTGAGATCCCGGATCTTAGTGGAGTCCCAAATCTTAAGCAACTGATTCTCCAACGTTGTACAAGACTATATAAGATGCATGCATCTCTTGGAGATCTCAAATGGCTTATTCGATTGGATTTAAATGGTTGTAAATGTCTCGAAAGCCTTCCTTACAAGATCAGCTTGGAAGCTcttgaatttttcaatcttaATGGTTGTTCAAAACTAAAGAAATTTCCAGATATTGTGGAAAATATGCCACGTTTGTCAAAACTTTGTTTGAGTGAGACTGCTATAAAAGATCTATCATTATTAGTGATACACTCAACTGGCCTTATAGAATTGGATCTAAGAGATTGCAAAAACCTTTCAAGTCTACCCATTGCAATTTGTAGTTTGATGTCTCTAAAAACTCTCAATTTATCTAGCTGCCCAAAACTTGATGAATTGCCAGAAAATTTAGGGAAAATTGAAGGTTTGGAGGAGTTAGATGTGAGTGGGACTGCTATAACGGGCCTACCTTCATCCGTTGTTCACTTGAAAAATCTCAAAGAACTATCTCTCTCCAGATGTGTGGGGCTATCATCTAAATCATTTAAGCTCACAAGGCTTCCTTTAATGCAACCTAGAAGAAGTCCAGATCCCATGGGCATGCTAGAGCGTTCTTTAATAGGCTTATGCTCTTTGACCAAACTTGATCTAAGTTATTGCTATGTTCAGACAATTCCTAATGTTCTTGGGTGCTTGTTATCTTTAGAACATTTAAATCTAAGgggaaataattttgtttccCTTCCTGAAAGTATCATTCAACTATCTAATCTGAGATGGCTTTATATGGGTGGTTGCACTCATCTTCGAATGTTGCCCAAGCTTCCATTAAATATTGAGTATATTGATGCAACAATGTGTACCTCATTGGAAACATTATCTTTAAGACCAGAATACGATTTTCAGCCGATATTTCGTCTTCTCAATTGCGACAATTTGATCAAGAATCAAGGCTACGGTGACCTATTTTCAACAATACTAGGACGTTATATCATTAATACCCAggtctgtctctctctctccctctccctctccctcacaTGTGAAGTTCTAAGCATCATGAATTGTATGTTTCAGGGTCTGCATAATTATCCTTTTTACCATCTCATTCCTGGAAGTGAAATTCCGAAATGGTT encodes:
- the LOC115988867 gene encoding TMV resistance protein N-like, with translation MATQTASSSTWKYDVFLSFCGVDTRKNFTDHLYTALKQKGIVTFKDDEKLERGKYISTELLKAIEESKYAIIVLSRNYASSRWCLIELAKIVECMKDNGLIVLPVFYHVDPSHVRNQTGTLAEAFAKHEQDPKINIKDVQAWKDALKEVGNISGWHINDSHESSDIQQILKRIFSELNFKFSSIFLKGLVGVDSRVKEVLDSYLDEGSGGVRFVGICGMGGMGKTTLAQEIYKRIFVNFEASIFIDNVREETRNQGLVSLQKQLISKILMESEINIWKISEGINVIGNIVRNKKVLIVLDDVDGEEQLEALAGNHVWFGSGSRIIVTSRDSHLLRRCDMNFIYTVKQLNNNDALKLFSWRAFKKPDPKENYMDLSQQFVNYANGLPLALKVLGSLLFDKEIDEWNSALDKLKVEPDKKILDILKISYDGLTNTQKELFLDIACFFKGENKNCIRDILKSFGYYPEYNIGVLIDKSLITIERKETIWMHDMLQEMGQEIVSHESPKELGGRRRLSLYEDVLFVLKNNIGTVVVEGIKLNTPIEIEEHLSAEAFSKMKKLRLLKIGYEQPPQDLIRGPVQLPQGLSYLSNELRAIDWHGYPLKSMPTSFQPNKLVELRMHYSDIKQLWKGIMVLNELKLIDLSDSQNLIEIPDLSGVPNLKQLILQRCTRLYKMHASLGDLKWLIRLDLNGCKCLESLPYKISLEALEFFNLNGCSKLKKFPDIVENMPRLSKLCLSETAIKDLSLLVIHSTGLIELDLRDCKNLSSLPIAICSLMSLKTLNLSSCPKLDELPENLGKIEGLEELDVSGTAITGLPSSVVHLKNLKELSLSRCVGLSSKSFKLTRLPLMQPRRSPDPMGMLERSLIGLCSLTKLDLSYCYVQTIPNVLGCLLSLEHLNLRGNNFVSLPESIIQLSNLRWLYMGGCTHLRMLPKLPLNIEYIDATMCTSLETLSLRPEYDFQPIFRLLNCDNLIKNQGYGDLFSTILGRYIINTQGLHNYPFYHLIPGSEIPKWFSYQNLGASVSLQVPSDLLCNKLMGIAICAVFIFRQHHPLHQLHINDYGDMIGTHYLCCSVGGSTTSASLILSEEFGKIESYQLSLRYFPSAFFAAKWKEILEKLPQMTNHHT